The Caldisalinibacter kiritimatiensis genome contains the following window.
GTATAACAAGGGTTTTTAACTGGAATGAAATATATAATGAAATTAAAAAGTTAGAAATAAGAAAAGAAGAAGCTATTCAAGAAATTGCATAAAGTTGAATGTATAAAATGAAAAACTGAATAAGTGGAACTCTTAAATAAAACTTCATAATTATTTTATGAAGTTTTATTTTTTTTGAAGGAAAATAGAATTTTTTGGAGAAATAGTTAAATATGATTAACCTCTATGAATGAATGTACGAAATATCGTACAGGTGTATTTGAAAGTAGACAGATACTTGAATAAAGTAGTTTAAGAGTTTGAAAACGTTTTGTGTATAATTATTTTACACTTTGTCTTAAGAATATATTTAGGTTTAAGTCTAAACATGTTGATTTATCTATGTTTTTAAATTTTATAAAAATTGGCACACTAATTGCTTATTAATATAAGTATAAAACCTTAAGGAGGGGGTACTATGGCATTTGAAAACCTTTTATTAAAAAAAGAAGGTAACGTAGCAATATTAAGTATTAATCGACCTAAAGCGTTAAATGCATTAAACACTTCAGTATTAGAGGAATTAAATCAAGCTATAAATACAATAGAAAAAGATGAGGAAATATATGTGGTTGTTATAACAGGAGAAGGAAAGGCTTTTGTAGCTGGAGCAGATATTACTGAAATGAAGGATAAAACTCCAGAAGAAGCAAGAGAATTTGCTAATTTAGGACTAGAAGTATTCAGAAAAATCGAACTTATGGAAAAACCTGTTATAGCTGCTGTTAATGGATTTGCTTTAGGTGGTGGCTGTGAGCTAGCTATGAGCTGTGACATTAGAGTTGCAGGAGAGAAGGCTAAGTTTGGTCAACCTGAAGTTGGTTTAGGTATAACTCCAGGATTTGCAGGAACACAAAGACTAGCAAGATTAGTGGGAGCAGCGAAGGCTAATGAGTTAATCTTTACAGGAGATATGATATCAGCAGCTGAAGCAGAGAAGATAGGGCTAGTAAATAAAGTGGTATCACAAGAAGAGTTAATGGAAAAAGCTATGGACTTAGCTAATAAGATAGCATCAAAAGGACAATTAGCTGTAAGATATTCTAAAAAGGCAATTAATAGAGGAATAGAAACTGACATTGAAACAGGAATGGCACTTGAAAGAGAGCTATTTGCATTATGTTTTGCAACAGAAGACCAAAAAGAGGGTATGACAGCATTTGTTGAAAAGAGAAAACCAAACTTTAAGAATAAATAGAAAAAGCAATTAGTATGTATAGAAAAATGAACATAAATAGAAGGAGGATGTAAAGATGAAGGTATGTGTTTTAGGAGCAGGGACTATGGGTTCAGGAATTGCTCAAGCTTTTGCTATGGCAGGACATGAAGTAATAATGAGAGACATTAAAGACGACTATGTTGAAAGAGGTCTATCAGTAATAACAAAGAATTTAGACAGAAACGTTAAGAAAGAAAGAATGACTGAAGAAGAGAAACAAGAAGTATTAGGAAAAATCACAGCTACTACTGATATTAACTTAGCTAAAGACGTTGATTTAGTAGTAGAGGCAGCAGTAGAAAATTTAGATATCAAAAAGAAAATATTTGCTGAATTAGATGAGATTTGTAAGCCAGAGGCAATTCTTGCTACGAATACATCATCACTTTCAATAACTGAAATAGCAAGTGCAACAAACAGACCAGATAAGGTAATAGGTATGCACTTCTTTAATCCAGTACCAGTGATGAAATTAATAGAAGTTATTAAGGGGATTGCAACATCAGAAGAAACTAACAACAAAGTTGTAGAATTATCAAAGGAATTAGGAAAAACACCTGTGCAAGTAGAAGAGGCTCCAGGGTTTGTTGTTAATAGAATACTTATTCCAATGATAAATGAAGCTGTTGGAATATTAGCAGAAGGTATTGCAACAGCAGAAGATATAGATGCAGCTATGAAATTGGGTGCAAATCATCCAATAGGACCTTTAGCTTTAGCTGACTTGATTGGTAATGATGTATGTTTAGCAGTTATGGAAGTATTATATCAAGAGTTTGGAGATTCAAAATACAGACCACATCCATTATTAAGAAAAATGGTTAGAGGTGGTTTATTAGGAAGAAAAACTGGTAAAGGATTTTATGACTATAGTAAATAATAATATTCATTTGAACCCTACCGGTACGGTAGGGTTCACCTGTGCTTGAAGAATGTTAAAATGTTAACATATTAAATTATAATATTCTATTGAGTAAATTATTAAGGACTTATATGACAATATAAAAGCATAAATATGGATTAATAAAAATAAAACAAAAAGGAGGATGTTTATATGTCAGTATCAATTGTAGGAACTTATCACTCGAAAGTAGGAAGACTAAAAGAAGAAACTTTATATAGCTTACTTGTTGAAGCAGGAAAAGGCGCTTTAGAAGATGCAAACCTTACAGGAAAAGATATCGACGCTGTTTATGTTGGTAACTACAGTGGAGGAGGATTTAATCATCAAGAACATTTAGCTCCATATGCAATAGAGATTGATGAAGGATTAAGATTTAAACCTTGTATCAGAGTAGAAAATGCTTGTGCTTCAGGCTCAACTGCAGTTGAAGAAGCTATGATGGCAATTCAAGCTGGAAAAATTAAAACTGCATTAGTTATTGGTGTTGAAAAAATGACTTCTTTAAATACTAAAGGAGTAACAGATGTATTAGCAATGGCATCATATTATCCAGTAGAGGGAAGTAAAGGATATACATTCCCTGGACTTTATGCTGAGTATGCTAAAGGATATATGAAAAAGTATGGTTATAGCATAGAAGAATTATATGATACTTTAGCTCATATTTCAGTTAAAGCTCATAAAAATGCAATGAGTAACCCATTAGCACAAATGCATGTAGAATATACACATGAAGCTGCTAAATCTGTACATGACAAGAACCCAATGATTGCTGACCCATTAAAGTTATCTGATTGCTCGCTTATTTCAGATGGTGCAGCTGCATTAGTATTAACTACTACTGAAAATGCAAAAGCAATGAAAGATGAAGTAGTTGAAATACAAAGTCTTGTTCACGCTTCAGACCACTTATCAATAGTTGAAGGTAAAAGGTCAAATTATGAATTAACAGCTGCTAAATATGCAGTTAAAAAGGCATTAGAAGAAGTAAACCTTACTATTGATGATATAGATGTAGCAGAAGTGCATGACTGCTTCACAATAACTGAGTTATTAATCTATGAAGCATTAGGATTAGCTCCAGATGGAAAAGGTAGAGAAGCGTTAGATAACGGAATTGTTTATCCAGGTGGCAAGTTACCAGTTAACCTTTCTGGAGGACTAAAAGCTAAAGGTCACCCTGTTGGAGCTACTGGAGCTTCAATGCATGTATTAATAGCAAGACAGCTATTAGGTAATGCTATAGGATTACAAGCTGAAGGAGCAGAAATAGGATTAACACTTAATATAGGTGGAAGTGGAGCTACTAACATAGCATCTATACTTAAGAGAATAAAATAATAATATTAAGAAGAATTAAATATGTGAAAGTATCGAAAGCAGGAGAGTAAATCTCCTGCTTTTATTAGTGCATCAAAACATTGTTAAAAAATTGTTAAGTCTTAAAAAGGATAATGAAGAAAAATATAGAATAAATATAAATGAGTTACATTTATTATTTAATGGGATAAGCATACATATATTAGCTAAGGTTATGGGTAGCAAAGGATAAGGGGGGATATAATGGAAGGTAATGCATTAAAATTTAGGGGAAAAAAAGAACTTTTATCAGATTATTTAGCTACTACTATTGAAAAGATATTCGACCCAGTTCCTGTACCAATAATTCTAATAGATGCAGAGACAAGAATAAGAGTAATAAATAAAGTATTTGCAGATTATTTAGGTTTTTCAAAGGAAGAACTTATTGGTAGAAAGGTATTAGAGATAGATAAAAATAGTAGATTTCCCTATGTTTTTAAGGCTAAAAAGGCTGAAATTGCTTGGAAACATAGATTTGAAAATGGTCACACTGCAATAGTACATAGAATACCTGTTTTAGATGAAAATGGAGAAGTAGTATATGGATTTGGATTGGTACTTTTTCAAGATGTTGAAGAATTTAAGGATATAATTGAAAAAAATAAGTTGCTAGAAACAGAATTACATCATTATAAAAAGCAATTAAAAGAAATACATGGAGCAAAGTATTCATGGGACAATATTATAGGAAATAGTAAGAAAATGTTGCAAGCAAAGTACATAGCAGAAAAAGCAGCACAGACTAATTCAAATGTATTGTTATTAGGAGAAAGTGGTACAGGGAAAGAGTTATTTGCCCATGCTATACATAATGGAAGCGGCAGAAATTATTCGCCTTTTGTTAAGGTGAATTGTGCTGCAATACCTTCTGAATTATTAGAATCTGAGTTGTTTGGTTATGACGAAGGAGCATTTACTGGTGCTAAAAAGGGAGGCAAAATAGGAAAGTTTGAACTAGCCAGTGGTGGTAGTATTTTTTTAGATGAAATAGGGGATATGCCTATGGAAATGCAAGCGAAGCTTCTTAGGGTACTTCAGGAAAAGGAAATAGAAAGAATAGGAAGTAATAATCCAATAAAGATAGATGTTAGAGTAATAGCGGCAACAAATAAGAATTTAAAGGAATTAGTTGAAGAAGGGAAATTTAGAGAAGATTTATACTATAGGCTTAATGTAATGACTATTGAAATACCACCATTAAGGGAGAGGTATGAAGATATTGGTCAAATAGCTAGATTATTATTAAAGAAATTATCAAAGCAGTTAGGTAAATATGTATCAAAAATAAGTTCTGATGCTATGGCATATATAAAAAGACATAATTGGCCTGGCAATGTGAGGGAACTTGAAAACGTATTAGAGAGAGCTATTAATTTGACTGATTCAGATACAATACTACCTATGCATTTACCGGTATATTTAACTAAAAATACTAAATATACAATGGATAGTCCTATAAGGCCTTTGAAGTATATAATAGAAGATGCCGAAAAAGAAGCAATTACTAGATGTTTAAAATATACCAATGGTAATAAATTAAGAACAGCTAAGTTACTAGGAATAAGTAGGTCTAGTTTATATGACAAAATAGAAAAATATGGTATAAAATAATGTTTGAAAAACGTACATGTGTATGATTTTCAAACAAACAGTGATGATAGATTACAAATTCAATGGACAATATAACTTAGGAACTGTACAAATATAAGTACAGTTCCTAAATTTTTTATTAATGGATAAAGTTAATTAATGATGTAACACTTGAAATTACTAAAATTAAGGGGGGGATTTGATATATGTTTAACATATGGCATACCATTTGCAATATATTTAAATGTAAAAAATATTAATATAATTTATATAACACAAAGGAAAACCATTTCACAAACCTAAACAAAATTCAACAATTTACTTGGAAGGGGGGGAGAGGACAAGTAGCAATAACAACTCTTAAATTACTAAAAAGTTTGAAGGGGGTATATTGATGAAAAACGATAAGTGGGTAAAGATTTTATTAGTTGGCGCTATCTTGTTGTTTATAGCACAGATAGCTAAGTTACCAGTATTATTTGCATTAGCATTTCCTACATTAATCATTGCTTGGATGACTTTAGGAGCACTAAGAAGGAATGAAGTTGGAAAGGGATTAAAAATATCCTTAATTTGCTTATACGCTATTTGGATTATTGGATTTCTAGTTTTAAATCTAATGAATCATAGTGTATTTAATGGCACAGCATTAGGATTTATGCCAGGAACTGCGATTATGATTTATATAATTTGGTTACTACCATTCTTTGTAGGTACATTAATGTATGGAATAAGATTCGATAAAGACTATCTTGATGAAAAAGACATAAAAAGATTTGAGAAAAAGACAGGAGAAACTGTAAATCTAGATTAAAGTAAAGGGGGATAATTAATGGGTACTATTATAGCAGTAATAGTTTTATATATGCTCATAGTTCTAGGAATAGGTTTTTGGGCTATGAAAAAAACAAAAAGTTCTTCAGATTTCTTTATAGCAGGTAAGCAATTAGGAATCTTAGCAGTTGCTTTAGCTTCATTCTCAGCTGCAATATCAGGATTTGTATTTGTTGGTGGACCTGGAATTGCTTATAGTCTTGGAGTAGGGACATTATGGCTTACTTTCCCAACCTCAATATCATTTATGATGGCTTGGTTGATACTAGGTAAGAAGATGAGATTATTAGCTGAAACTAGAGATTGTATGACTGTATCAGATGCAATATATGCAAGGTATGAAAGTAAAGGAGCAAGTCTACTTGCTGCATTAGCATCATTAGTAGGATTAATCTTATATTTAGCTACACAGATTAGTGCATTTGCTTTTATCTTATCTCCTATATTTGGTTGGTCTTTTAAAACTGCAGTTTTAATAGGTATGGGTATAGTATTAGTTTATTCTGTTGCCGGTGGAATGCTAGCTGGCGTATATACTGATGTATTCCAAGGCTCTGTAATGGCTGTAGCTTCTATATTTGTGTTTATACTAACATTAGTACATGGTGGCGGAATGTCTAATATGACTGCTACATTAGCACAAAATGTTAGTCCTGATTATGTTGGACCTTGGGGGTTAGTTGGTCCAGGAATGGCAATGGGCTGGTTCTTCTGTTTATCAATAGGAATAGTTGGGCAACCACATATTGCGCATAAGTTTTATATGATTAAAGATATCAAAAAGCTTAAATGGGGACCAGCTATAGCAGCAATTGCAGGAATGATGGGAGGATTATTATGGCTAGGTGTTGGTCTTGCTGTTAGATATAAGGTTGTAATAGGTGAAGTAGCACCATTAGAAAATGCTGACTATGCAATCTCAGTATTCTTAAATAATTATACACCTAAGATTTTAGCGGGTATTATTTATGCGGGTATTACATCAGCAGTTATGTCTACAGCAGATTCATTCATAAACTTAGCTTCTGCAGCTGTTGTAAGAGATATACCAAAGGCTTTTGGAAAACAATTTAATTCTAATCAGGAATTAAAATATGGAAGAATAGCAGTTGCTGTATTATCAGTTCTTACAGTAATAATTTGTTTTGTATTTGGTCAAAGTGGAGTTGCAATATTAGGAGCATTTGGATGGGGAACATTTGCTGCAGCATTAGCACCTGCATTAGGTATAGGTTTAAACTGGAAAAGAGCTACAAAACAAGCAGCTTTTTGGTCAATTCTTGTAGGATTAGTACTTAATGTTGTTCTTGAAGTAGGTAAAAATCTAGGAGCTGGCTTCTATAATAATATATTTAAACCTCTAGGAATCTACAATGGTACTTTCTCACTAGTTATTTCAGTTATTTTATTTATTGCAATATCATATGCAACTTCTAAACCAGAGCTTAAAGAAGATATGGAAGCTGTAATGGATGTATAAAACTAATAGAAAAGGGAGTGAGAATGAGACAGCTGGGGACACCTGGCTGTCTCGAATATATATGAATACAGAAATAATTAAAGAAATTGTACCTAAATTTTTTGAAGTTGGTTTTTATAATCAAAAATATTATGACATAGTAGTGACAGATAAAAGGATTATTCTTGCATGGATGGGAGAAACCTATAGACCTTGGATGTTAAGGGTTGACCCAGGGATGTATAAAAGAAAGGAATTTGAGAAATTAAACATAGATGATGTTGTAAATTATAATGAAAAAAATGTAATTATAGATTATGAAGATATTGAAAAAGTGGAGTTGAAAAAAAGAACATTCTTTAAGAATGGTTATATATATATTAAAACTAAAAATAATGAATTTAAGTTATATAACAAAGATAAGAAACTTAATTACGATGACTTACTTATGACATTACAAGGATTTATGGGTAAAAAAGTGATATTTAATGAATCGTAAATTAAGGGGATGTTATAGAGTGAAAAAGATAATTAGTTATAAAGTTGTTACTGTTATGTTATTACTTTCTTTAGTAATGCTTTTTATACCTGGGAAAATAAAAGCTACAAGTACGATAACCGTAGAAGAAACGTTTACAAATCCTGATATAACTAGGTATTGGTCAAAAGTTGAAAGAATAAGATTAAATAATTCTAATATAGGACAAGAAAAGTTTATATCAGACAATGAACATAAAAGAGATAATATTATTAAGCAGTTTGGAAATACAGCCAGACCTAATTCTCAATTATTCCTATTACATTATGCTGAAGGATGGGATACTAATCAACAGCCAGTGCCCGTTCTTTTTGTACATGGGGCTGGTAAAGATGGTGATTATGCAGCAGATCCAATAGGCGGTGAAAATGTTGAAGGATTAATGCAATATTTAAAAGACAATGGATTTAAAGTGTTTTCTATAACTTTTGCTCATCCCCATGGAGATAATTATATACAGAGAGAGATACTTGCTGCTGCGATACAAAGAATAAAAGATGTTACTAATGCTTCAAAGGTTGATATAATAGCTCACAGTAAAGGCAATATGAGTGCACGTATGTATGTATCAAATGTAAAAAAAGAGTGGGGAGTACCTTTTAGATGTGATGTAAGAAGATATATTCAGCTTGGGGCACCAAATGGAGGCATAGACTATAGTTTTAGGAATACTTGGGATGCGTGGGGAATAATGGCTACAGGAGAACATGGGCCAGTCCCATATTTAAATATGTTAATTTATGGTGTGTGGGTAGATACTGCATATCATAGCTTATATAGTCTAGATGACGGAGGAGGAGCATATACTGGTCAAGCACAAATGTTAGCTAAATGGGATGACGTATATCCTTTAGATGCATATGAGCAAGATTGGTATACGACATATTATGGTGGTTGGGGATTTGCAAGCTACTCAAAAGGAATAGATTATGCAATTGAACAAGGTGGAAATCTAATAGAAATCCTTAAAAATTCCCCTGTTGATTCAACGGTTGAAATAGCAACTTTAGCTGGAAATGTAAACGTTATAAATGGTATTACTATGGAAGATGATGGACCAAGTGATGGGATAGTTTTTGTTGAAAGTGCATTAATGACAGAGCCAATGACAACAAATGGAGCTACTTTATTGGATAAGGAATTAATGGAATTAAATCATATTGAGTTAGCTTATCATGAACAGGCAAAAGCATGGATATTAACACAGCTTACAAGATAGCTCCCTTTTCATAAATGGAATTTTAGTTTCTATCTGTCTATTCTAAAGGGAGCATAACAGCTCCCTTAACTCTTTTTGAAGATAAAGAAAAAGTGGAGTTAAAAAAAGAACATTCTTTAAGAATGGTATACATATTAAAACTAAAAATAGTGAATTTAAGTTATATAACAAAGATAACAAACTTAATTACGATGACTTACTTATGACATTACAAGGATTTATTGGAGGGAAAGTATCATAATTCTAACCACTAGAGGAGGATACATATGGAAATATTATTTCAAAATATAATAGCTGGTTTAGAAACGGGAAGTTTGTATGCCCTCGCTGCTCTGGGCTTAGTATTAATATTTAGAACCCAAGATGTGATTAATTTTGCTCAAGGTGAAATGGCTATGTTTAGTAGTTTTATTGCATTGAAAATATGGCAAAATAATATGCCATATCCGGTCGCTTTCATAGGAGCAATAGTATTTGCGATTGTACTTGGTTTTATTGTTGAAAGATTATTTATTAGACCTGCAAGTAAGGCTTCGTTAGTTAGTAAAATGATTATAACTCTCGGTCTCATAATGATAATTGATGGCCTTGCAGCAGCTATTTTTGGCATAGATTCTCATTATTTTAGAAAAGCTTTAACTTTTGACAACTTAAATGTAGGTGGAGTTATAATTCAGCCAAATGCATTATTTATTATATTAATAACGATTACTATAATGGCAATCCTATTCTACCTAATAAGAAAAACTATATTTGGTATTGCAATTCGAGCTACAGCACAAAATGAAACTACAGCAAAACTTATGGGAATTCCTGTATCAAAATTTTATTCTTTATCATGGGTTATTGCTACAGTTTTAGGTGCTATAGCAGGTGTACTTATAGCTCCTACTACAAATGTTTCAACTACTATGATGATGGAGGTACATCTAAAATCCTTTATTGCAGCGGTTGTAGGAGGGTTTAGTTCATTTATAGGTCCAGTAGTAGGAGGATTTATAATTGGAATATTAGATAATTTAGTTGGAATGTATATATCTTTGAAGTGGAAAACTGTTATAGTTTATGGATTATTAATATTTGTTTTAATTGTTAAACCCAATGGACTATTTGGAAAAGTACAGAGAAAGAAGGTGTAGTAGAATGAACTTTTTACGAAATAAACCTATTCAATATTTGATAGTAGCATTAATATGTATGATTATACCTTTAGTGTTTAAGCTTCAACAATCTACTATGACGATGTTAAATTTAGCAGTAATATATTCAATAATAGCTTTAGGATTCAATATTTTATTAGGATATGCAGGGCAGATTTCTTTAGGACATGCAGCGTTTATGGGGCTTGGAGCTTATGTGTCAGCTAATATGGTATCTCAGCTACATATGCCATTTTTATTATCTTTATTAGTCTCAGGATTAGTTCCTATGTTAATAGGATTGTTATTAGGAATGGTAGCTTTAAGACTAGAAGGACATTATTTAGCAATAGCAACTTTAGGTTTCGGTGTAGCAATACAACAAGTATTTAAGGAATGGATTTCATTTACCAATGGATATTCAGGTATGACAGCTAAATTTCCAACTATTTTCGGTATCAATTTTAGAAGTAGAGAATACTATTTTATTTTATCTATAACTGTATTATTCTTACTTTCAGTTTTCGCATATAATTTACTTAAATCAAAGACTGGAAGAGCATTAATTGCAATGAGGGACAGTGAACACGCAGCTCAAGCTATGGGAATAAGTTTATTTAAATATAAACTTGTAGCATTTGCATTAAGTGCTTTTTATGCAGGGATAGCAGGCTCTCTTTATATGCATCTTATTAGATTTACTGAGCCTAATCAATGGGGAATAGAACTTTCACTTAATCTACTAGCGATGGTAGTTATAGGAGGATTAGCATCTATAGAAGGAAGTATATTAGGAGCTTTTTTCTTAACCTTAGTTCCAGAGTTAATCAAAGAAATACCATTTCTTCAAAATATAAAGAACGTTTCCTCTATATTCACAGGTGCAGCGTTGATACTTATTATTATGTTTTTCCCATATGGACTCGCTAGAGTTGGTACTCAGCTAAAACAGTCGTTATTGAGTAAAAAGAAGAAAGAACAGCTAACGTAAAGGATTTCACGAGGAGGACTGTTTATGAAGATATTAAAGGTAGAAAATCTTTCAATAAGCTTTGGAGGGTTGAAAGCTGTAGATAATTTAAGCTTTGAAGTAGAAGAAAATAGTATATTTGGCCTTATAGGCCCAAATGGAGCAGGAAAGACAACAGTGTTTAACTGTATTAGTAGATTTTACACTCCCGATGAAGGTAGGATTATATTTTCTCCTCTAACTAATACAGATGATGGTGAAAGTAGAGCTGAATATAATCTTTTAGACTATAAAGTACATGAAATAATAGGGAAGGGATTGTCACGTACATTTCAAAATGTTTTGTTAGTTAAACATATGACTGTATTAGAAAATATTATGTTAGGAGAACATTCTACTACTAAAGGTGGAATATTATCTCAAGGATTTAACCTTCCTATAGTATGTAAAGAAGAAAAAAGAATAAGAGAAAAAGCTTTTGAAATCATGAAGTTTTTAGGCATTGATGATATAGCTTATCAGTTAGCGGCATCACAGCCATATGGAGTACAGAAAAAAATAGAACTTGGAAGGGCACTAGTTTCTCAGCCTAGGCTAATAATATTAGATGAGCCGGCAGCAGGTATGAATCATACTGAAACAGAGGAATTGGCAGAATTAATTACAAAGATAAAAAATGAATTTGGAATTACTATTCTATTAGTTGAGCACGATATGGGGTTAGTGATGAATATATGCGAAGAAATATGTGTAATAAATTTTGGTAAAAAGATAGCAGAAGGTACGCCAGAAGAAATTAGAAACAATCCAGTTGTACAAGAAGCCTACTTAGGGAAGGGAGAGGAACTAAATGCTTAAATTAAGAGATGTAAACGCCTATTACGGATATGTTCACGCACTTAAAGGGATATCAATAGATGTAGAAGAGGGGAAAATAGTGTCTCTATTAGGTGCTAATGGAGCAGGTAAAACCTCTACCCTTAAAGTTATATCAAGACTTGTTTCGGTTGAATCAGGAATAATAGAATTTCAAGAAAGAAATATAAAAAACTATTCACCTGAGCAAATAGTATCAATGGGAATAGTTCAAGTACCAGAAGGAAGACAAGTTTTTCCACAGTTAACTGTTAAAGAAAACTTAATGATAGGTACATTTACTAGAAAAGATAAAGACAATATTCCAAATACATTAGATAAAGTATATACATACTTCCCAAGGCTTAAAGAAAGGGAAAAGCAAATAGCAGGTACTCTTTCAGGTGGAGAACAACAAATGCTTGCTATAGGTAGAGCATTAATGGCAAAGCCTAAACTATTGTTATTAGATGAACCTTCTTTAGGATTAGCTCCACTTATAGTGAAGGATATTTTTGAAATTATTAAAGAGATTAATAAAGAAGGTACTACTATACTATTGGTTGAGCAAAATGCTTTTCAGGCATTACAAATTTCAGACTATGCTTATATTCTTGAAACTGGAAAAATTGTACACCAAGGAAGAGCTAATCAACTAATTAGTGACCAAAATGTAAAAAAAGCATACCTTGGTGCATAAAAGTGATTTTACCTAAGCCTTTGGCTTAGTTAAATAAAAAACAAGAGGGGGAAATGAAATGAAAAAAATTGTAGCTTTATTATTAAGTTTACTTTTAGTATTTTCATTAGTAGGGTGCTCTACTAACCAAGAGGGAAATACTGAAGTCACGGATACTGCTAATAATGAACAAGAAGAAGCAGAAGAAAACAATATTGAATTAGCTCAAGGGGTAAAAGAAGACAGTATTAAAATTGGTACAGTAGGAGTTCAGTCAGGTCCTTTAGCATTTATTGGTACACCTTATTTTGCAGGTATGGAAGCATATTTTAATAAAGTAAATGATAATGGTGGAGTAAATGGTAGAAAGATTGAGTTAATCAAGA
Protein-coding sequences here:
- a CDS encoding ABC transporter ATP-binding protein, with the protein product MLKLRDVNAYYGYVHALKGISIDVEEGKIVSLLGANGAGKTSTLKVISRLVSVESGIIEFQERNIKNYSPEQIVSMGIVQVPEGRQVFPQLTVKENLMIGTFTRKDKDNIPNTLDKVYTYFPRLKEREKQIAGTLSGGEQQMLAIGRALMAKPKLLLLDEPSLGLAPLIVKDIFEIIKEINKEGTTILLVEQNAFQALQISDYAYILETGKIVHQGRANQLISDQNVKKAYLGA
- a CDS encoding branched-chain amino acid ABC transporter permease, producing MNFLRNKPIQYLIVALICMIIPLVFKLQQSTMTMLNLAVIYSIIALGFNILLGYAGQISLGHAAFMGLGAYVSANMVSQLHMPFLLSLLVSGLVPMLIGLLLGMVALRLEGHYLAIATLGFGVAIQQVFKEWISFTNGYSGMTAKFPTIFGINFRSREYYFILSITVLFLLSVFAYNLLKSKTGRALIAMRDSEHAAQAMGISLFKYKLVAFALSAFYAGIAGSLYMHLIRFTEPNQWGIELSLNLLAMVVIGGLASIEGSILGAFFLTLVPELIKEIPFLQNIKNVSSIFTGAALILIIMFFPYGLARVGTQLKQSLLSKKKKEQLT
- a CDS encoding branched-chain amino acid ABC transporter permease → MEILFQNIIAGLETGSLYALAALGLVLIFRTQDVINFAQGEMAMFSSFIALKIWQNNMPYPVAFIGAIVFAIVLGFIVERLFIRPASKASLVSKMIITLGLIMIIDGLAAAIFGIDSHYFRKALTFDNLNVGGVIIQPNALFIILITITIMAILFYLIRKTIFGIAIRATAQNETTAKLMGIPVSKFYSLSWVIATVLGAIAGVLIAPTTNVSTTMMMEVHLKSFIAAVVGGFSSFIGPVVGGFIIGILDNLVGMYISLKWKTVIVYGLLIFVLIVKPNGLFGKVQRKKV
- a CDS encoding ABC transporter ATP-binding protein, which translates into the protein MKILKVENLSISFGGLKAVDNLSFEVEENSIFGLIGPNGAGKTTVFNCISRFYTPDEGRIIFSPLTNTDDGESRAEYNLLDYKVHEIIGKGLSRTFQNVLLVKHMTVLENIMLGEHSTTKGGILSQGFNLPIVCKEEKRIREKAFEIMKFLGIDDIAYQLAASQPYGVQKKIELGRALVSQPRLIILDEPAAGMNHTETEELAELITKIKNEFGITILLVEHDMGLVMNICEEICVINFGKKIAEGTPEEIRNNPVVQEAYLGKGEELNA